The Listeria welshimeri serovar 6b str. SLCC5334 genome has a window encoding:
- the coaE gene encoding dephospho-CoA kinase (Dephospho-CoA kinase (CoaE) performs the final step in coenzyme A biosynthesis.) codes for MGETIGLTGSVATGKSTVSNMIQQAGIPLVDADIAARKVVEPGTDGLAEIVAYFGKGILLTDGTLNRPKLAEQIFRNKEKREKLNEITHPRVKEYMLAERKRYFEAGEKVVFFDIPLLFESHLESLVDQIIVVWTTPETELKRLMERNNLTKKDALARINSQMGIDEKAKKADFVIDNNESLEKTQKQVLAIIDRFVKNK; via the coding sequence ATGGGAGAAACAATTGGATTAACAGGAAGTGTAGCGACAGGTAAGTCGACTGTTAGCAACATGATTCAGCAAGCCGGAATACCCTTAGTGGATGCTGATATTGCGGCAAGAAAAGTAGTGGAACCAGGTACCGATGGGCTAGCTGAGATTGTCGCATATTTTGGGAAAGGAATATTACTCACTGATGGCACTTTAAATCGTCCTAAATTAGCAGAACAAATTTTTAGAAATAAAGAAAAACGAGAAAAATTAAATGAAATTACACACCCTCGAGTGAAAGAGTATATGTTAGCGGAACGAAAACGTTATTTTGAAGCTGGTGAAAAAGTTGTTTTTTTTGATATTCCACTATTGTTTGAAAGTCATTTAGAGTCATTGGTTGATCAAATTATCGTTGTATGGACCACACCAGAAACAGAGTTAAAACGGTTGATGGAGCGAAATAATCTAACCAAGAAAGATGCTTTAGCAAGAATTAATAGCCAAATGGGAATTGATGAAAAGGCTAAAAAAGCAGATTTTGTTATTGATAATAATGAGTCACTTGAAAAAACTCAAAAACAGGTTCTTGCAATTATCGATCGTTTTGTTAAGAACAAATAG
- the mutM gene encoding DNA-formamidopyrimidine glycosylase, translated as MPEMPEVENVRATLQELVPGKKIDQVIVRVPKMIVTTPPDEFVHMLVGQEIEAVRRRGKFLLFDLTNCTIMSHLRMEGKFRLMDEKDEVSKHTHIIFHFEDHTELRFLDVRKFGTMEVTNKYGENETRSIKKLGPEPLTNTFTLTDFATGVKKTSRAIKTALLDQKLVAGIGNIYADEICFEAKVQPERPANSLSNKEIKRIFEATISIMTEAVALGGSTVRTYVNSQGKLGQYQDKLKVYGKTGEPCVVCGTPIEKIKLNGRGTHFCPHCQK; from the coding sequence ATGCCAGAAATGCCGGAAGTAGAAAATGTCCGTGCAACTTTACAAGAATTAGTCCCAGGTAAAAAAATAGATCAAGTAATTGTCCGTGTCCCAAAAATGATTGTAACAACGCCTCCCGATGAGTTTGTTCATATGCTAGTCGGGCAAGAAATAGAAGCTGTGCGCCGTCGCGGCAAATTCTTATTGTTTGATTTGACTAACTGTACGATTATGTCTCATTTACGAATGGAAGGTAAATTCCGCTTAATGGATGAGAAAGACGAAGTTAGTAAACACACACATATTATTTTCCATTTTGAAGATCATACCGAATTACGATTTTTAGATGTAAGGAAGTTTGGTACGATGGAAGTAACGAATAAATACGGGGAAAATGAAACACGTTCGATAAAAAAACTTGGCCCGGAACCGCTAACTAATACATTTACATTAACTGATTTTGCAACTGGTGTGAAAAAAACAAGTCGCGCTATCAAAACAGCTTTACTTGATCAAAAATTAGTCGCTGGTATTGGGAATATTTACGCAGATGAAATTTGTTTTGAAGCAAAGGTTCAGCCAGAAAGACCAGCTAACTCTCTTTCGAATAAAGAAATTAAACGTATTTTTGAGGCAACGATAAGTATTATGACCGAAGCAGTAGCCCTTGGTGGTTCGACGGTTAGAACTTATGTGAATTCACAAGGTAAACTGGGACAATATCAAGATAAATTAAAAGTGTACGGGAAAACTGGGGAGCCGTGTGTTGTTTGCGGTACACCTATTGAAAAAATTAAATTAAATGGACGCGGGACGCATTTTTGTCCGCATTGTCAAAAGTAG
- the polA gene encoding DNA polymerase I, protein MNKLVLIDGNSIANRAFYALPLLNNDKGVYTNAVYGFAMMLMNVLEKEKPSHVLVAFDAGKTTFRHTTFKGYKGGRQKTPSELSEQFPFIRELLTAYDIPQYELANYEADDIIGTLTKQAEADGLEVAIITGDRDLTQLASEKTTVYITKKGIADMETNTPETLKEKYNLTPTQIIDMKGLMGDSSDNIPGIPGVGEKTALKLLHEFGGTVESVLEHAEEISGKKLKEKVLENKELAVLSKELATINVNSPIECTVESTKYDGYQTEKVIPLLKEMNFTTLLKNIEGGAPEEVKELKELSYEIVTELKEKHFGGKTALYVELENDNYHTANFIGLAIHSDQGTYFFTKETAENSVSFREWVESAQTKVVYDAKKTMVAMNRMGFAISGITFDIMLASYLLNPSDSIDDFTSVAVRHDYTEVETDEAVYGKGAKRSTPEESIVAGHLARKAVAIAELEKRLVDDLEKNEQLALMEDLELPLTFVLAQMEMQGVSVDTERLENMKVELAGRLKTLETSIHSLAGEEFNINSPKQLGVILFEKLELPPVKKTKTGYSTAADVLESLSGKHDIIDEILLYRQLGKIQSTYIEGLLKVTDKETHKVHTRFNQTLTQTGRLSSVDPNLQNIPIRLEEGRKIRQVFVPSKPGWKIFSADYSQVELRVLAHISEDENLIYAFKHDYDIHTKTAMDVFHVEQEEVDSLMRRQAKAVNFGIVYGISDYGLSQNLGITRKDAKDFIDRYFVSYPAVKEYMHDIVRFAKEKGYVETILHRRRYIPEIVSRNFNVRGFAERTAMNTPIQGSAADIIKKAMILMSERLESEQLEAKLLLQVHDELIFEAPEAEIAKLEEIVPDVMENAVELSVPLKVDSAFGDTWYDAK, encoded by the coding sequence GTGAATAAATTAGTATTAATTGATGGAAACAGTATTGCGAATCGCGCGTTTTATGCGTTACCGCTTTTAAATAACGATAAAGGCGTCTATACAAATGCAGTGTATGGATTTGCAATGATGTTGATGAATGTACTCGAAAAAGAAAAGCCTAGCCATGTACTGGTTGCTTTTGATGCCGGAAAAACCACATTCCGCCATACAACTTTTAAAGGCTACAAAGGTGGTCGTCAAAAAACGCCAAGTGAGCTATCTGAACAATTTCCATTTATTCGAGAGCTTTTAACTGCTTACGATATCCCACAATATGAACTTGCTAATTATGAAGCAGATGATATTATCGGAACATTAACGAAACAAGCAGAAGCAGATGGGTTGGAAGTAGCCATCATTACTGGGGATCGTGATTTAACGCAATTAGCTTCAGAAAAAACCACCGTTTATATAACTAAAAAAGGTATAGCGGATATGGAAACAAATACACCAGAAACTTTAAAAGAAAAATACAATTTAACACCAACACAAATCATTGATATGAAGGGCTTAATGGGCGATTCATCTGATAATATTCCTGGTATCCCTGGTGTAGGTGAAAAGACAGCGTTGAAACTACTCCATGAATTTGGTGGAACAGTGGAAAGCGTACTAGAACATGCCGAAGAAATTTCTGGTAAAAAATTAAAAGAAAAAGTACTAGAAAACAAGGAATTAGCTGTTTTAAGTAAAGAATTAGCCACAATTAATGTGAATTCCCCAATCGAATGCACAGTCGAAAGTACGAAATACGACGGCTATCAAACAGAAAAAGTCATTCCATTATTAAAAGAAATGAATTTTACAACCCTTTTGAAAAATATCGAAGGTGGCGCACCAGAAGAAGTGAAAGAACTAAAAGAATTATCTTATGAAATAGTAACCGAATTAAAAGAAAAACATTTTGGTGGGAAAACGGCGCTTTATGTAGAATTAGAAAATGATAATTACCATACAGCGAACTTCATCGGGCTGGCGATTCATTCTGATCAAGGAACCTATTTCTTTACAAAAGAAACTGCGGAAAATAGCGTATCGTTCCGGGAATGGGTGGAAAGTGCTCAAACGAAAGTAGTGTATGATGCGAAGAAAACAATGGTAGCAATGAACAGAATGGGATTTGCTATTTCAGGAATCACATTCGATATTATGTTAGCTTCCTACTTGCTAAACCCTTCTGATTCCATTGATGACTTTACAAGTGTAGCAGTGCGACATGATTATACCGAAGTAGAAACAGACGAAGCAGTTTATGGCAAAGGGGCAAAAAGAAGTACACCAGAAGAAAGCATTGTTGCGGGACATTTAGCTAGAAAAGCGGTAGCAATTGCAGAATTAGAGAAAAGACTGGTAGATGATTTAGAGAAAAATGAGCAATTAGCTTTGATGGAAGACTTAGAGTTGCCACTGACATTTGTTTTAGCGCAAATGGAAATGCAAGGGGTTAGTGTAGATACAGAACGTCTTGAAAATATGAAAGTAGAACTAGCTGGCCGTTTAAAAACATTAGAAACGTCTATTCATTCACTTGCAGGGGAAGAATTTAACATCAATTCACCAAAACAATTAGGTGTCATTTTATTTGAAAAGCTAGAACTACCTCCAGTGAAGAAAACTAAAACAGGTTATTCAACAGCGGCAGATGTGTTAGAAAGCTTATCTGGAAAACATGACATTATTGATGAAATCTTGTTATACCGTCAACTTGGTAAGATTCAGTCTACTTATATTGAAGGATTACTTAAAGTTACTGACAAAGAAACACATAAAGTTCATACACGTTTTAACCAAACACTAACACAGACTGGTCGCTTAAGTTCGGTTGATCCAAACCTTCAAAACATTCCAATTCGACTTGAGGAAGGACGGAAGATTAGACAAGTGTTTGTGCCAAGTAAACCAGGTTGGAAAATATTTTCTGCCGATTATTCTCAAGTAGAATTGCGAGTTTTGGCGCATATTTCAGAAGACGAAAACCTAATTTATGCGTTCAAACATGATTATGATATTCATACTAAAACAGCAATGGACGTTTTTCATGTGGAGCAAGAAGAAGTAGACTCTTTAATGCGTCGTCAAGCCAAGGCAGTTAACTTTGGTATAGTGTATGGTATTAGTGATTATGGCCTATCTCAAAACCTTGGTATTACTCGAAAAGATGCCAAAGATTTTATTGATCGTTATTTTGTGAGTTATCCAGCCGTGAAAGAATATATGCACGATATCGTCCGTTTTGCGAAAGAAAAAGGTTATGTAGAGACCATTTTACATCGTCGTCGCTATATTCCGGAAATCGTCAGCCGTAATTTTAATGTTCGAGGATTTGCTGAAAGAACCGCAATGAATACGCCAATTCAAGGTAGTGCCGCCGATATAATCAAAAAAGCGATGATTCTTATGAGTGAACGCTTAGAATCTGAACAATTAGAAGCAAAATTATTGCTTCAAGTGCACGATGAACTAATTTTTGAAGCACCTGAAGCTGAGATAGCTAAATTAGAAGAGATTGTACCAGATGTTATGGAAAATGCAGTGGAACTTTCTGTACCACTTAAAGTGGATAGTGCATTCGGTGACACATGGTATGACGCGAAATAA
- the icd gene encoding NADP-dependent isocitrate dehydrogenase, which yields MSQKIQVENGVLNTPNNPVIPFIEGDGTGPDIWAAAKRVLDAAVKKAYNGEKEIAWKEVLAGEKAFKQTGEWLPQATLDTIDEYLIAIKGPLTTPIGGGIRSLNVALRQELDLYVCLRPVRYFKGVPSPVKRPEDTDMVIFRENTEDIYAGIEFKEGSEESKKLIAFLKSEFGVDKIRFPETSGIGIKPISKEGTERLVRSAIEYAIKEGRKSLTLVHKGNIMKFTEGAFKNWGYDLCEREYGDKVFTWNEYDRIKEAEGAEVADAKQKEALSEGKILVKDSIADIFLQQILTRPAEFDVVATMNLNGDYISDALAAQVGGIGIAPGANINYLTGHAIFEATHGTAPKYAGLDKVNPSSVILSGTLLLEHIGWGEAAALINHSMEKTIAAKTVTYDFARLMDGATEVKCSEFADELIKNF from the coding sequence ATGAGTCAAAAAATTCAAGTAGAAAATGGTGTGCTTAACACGCCAAACAACCCAGTTATTCCTTTTATTGAAGGAGATGGAACAGGTCCAGATATCTGGGCAGCTGCAAAACGTGTTTTAGATGCAGCGGTAAAAAAAGCTTATAATGGTGAAAAAGAAATTGCCTGGAAAGAAGTATTAGCTGGTGAAAAAGCATTCAAACAAACGGGTGAATGGCTTCCGCAAGCTACTTTAGATACAATTGATGAATATCTAATTGCGATTAAAGGACCACTTACAACTCCTATTGGTGGCGGTATTCGTTCGCTGAATGTTGCTTTAAGACAAGAACTAGATTTATATGTTTGCTTACGCCCAGTTCGTTATTTCAAAGGGGTACCTTCTCCAGTAAAACGTCCGGAAGACACAGATATGGTCATTTTCCGTGAAAATACGGAAGACATCTATGCGGGTATTGAATTTAAAGAAGGTAGTGAAGAATCGAAAAAATTAATTGCTTTCTTAAAATCTGAATTTGGTGTGGATAAAATCCGTTTCCCAGAAACTTCCGGCATTGGTATTAAGCCTATTTCAAAAGAAGGAACTGAGCGTTTAGTTCGTTCGGCCATCGAATATGCAATAAAAGAAGGGCGTAAATCACTAACACTTGTACACAAAGGTAATATTATGAAGTTCACAGAGGGAGCTTTCAAAAATTGGGGCTATGATTTATGTGAACGCGAATACGGCGATAAAGTATTCACTTGGAACGAATATGATCGTATTAAAGAGGCAGAAGGCGCTGAAGTCGCAGATGCAAAACAAAAAGAAGCACTCTCTGAAGGGAAAATTTTAGTGAAAGATTCGATTGCGGATATTTTCTTACAACAAATTTTGACACGTCCAGCTGAATTTGATGTAGTGGCTACGATGAATTTAAATGGGGATTACATTTCTGATGCCCTTGCAGCTCAGGTAGGTGGCATTGGTATTGCTCCAGGAGCGAATATTAACTACTTAACTGGTCATGCGATTTTTGAAGCAACACATGGTACTGCTCCGAAATACGCTGGTCTAGATAAAGTCAATCCATCATCGGTTATTTTATCTGGAACGCTTTTACTTGAACATATTGGATGGGGTGAAGCAGCCGCATTAATTAACCATTCAATGGAAAAAACTATTGCTGCAAAAACAGTAACATATGATTTTGCTAGATTAATGGATGGAGCTACAGAAGTTAAATGTTCGGAATTTGCGGATGAACTAATCAAGAACTTCTGA
- the citZ gene encoding citrate synthase: MTLSKGLENVYVAETSISSIIDDMLTYVGYGIDDLMENNASFEEVIYLLWHLRLPNKDEFKKFKLEIQENMAVSETIITSLRMQNHQKLHPMSVLRTTVSMLGVFDTEAELDDGEAVYRKGLRLQAKMPTIVAAFSRIRRGLDPIPPREDLNMAANFLYMITGEEADELSVEAMNKALVLHADHEFNASTFTARVCVATLSDVYSGVTAAIGALKGPLHGGANERVFDMLEEIDAAGDVRNYIQDKIDTKQKIMGFGHRVYRGGDPRAQHLREMSRKLTAEKGEQKWFDISMQVEESVWELKHLKPNVDFYSASVYHALGIDRDLFTLVFSVSRVSGWLAHIFEQYRDNRLIRPRAIYVGPENRSYLPVEERI; encoded by the coding sequence ATGACATTATCTAAAGGGTTAGAAAATGTATATGTTGCTGAAACTTCTATTAGCTCTATCATTGATGATATGTTAACTTATGTTGGATATGGTATTGACGATTTAATGGAAAATAATGCTTCTTTTGAAGAAGTAATTTATTTATTATGGCATTTACGTTTACCTAATAAAGATGAATTTAAAAAGTTTAAATTAGAAATTCAAGAAAATATGGCAGTATCTGAAACCATTATTACGAGTTTGAGAATGCAAAATCATCAAAAATTGCATCCAATGAGTGTTTTAAGAACAACGGTTTCTATGCTTGGTGTATTTGATACAGAGGCAGAACTAGATGATGGGGAAGCTGTTTATCGAAAAGGATTACGGTTACAAGCAAAAATGCCAACTATTGTTGCCGCATTTTCAAGGATTCGTCGTGGTTTAGACCCAATCCCACCAAGAGAAGATTTAAATATGGCCGCGAATTTTTTATATATGATTACCGGAGAAGAAGCGGATGAGCTTTCTGTAGAAGCAATGAATAAAGCCCTTGTTCTTCATGCAGATCATGAATTCAACGCATCTACTTTTACAGCTCGGGTTTGTGTGGCAACGCTTTCGGATGTCTATTCTGGTGTGACAGCTGCAATTGGCGCATTAAAAGGACCACTTCATGGTGGCGCTAATGAACGTGTATTTGACATGCTTGAAGAAATTGACGCGGCTGGAGATGTACGTAATTATATTCAAGACAAAATCGATACAAAACAAAAAATCATGGGCTTTGGCCACCGAGTTTATCGAGGTGGAGATCCACGCGCACAACATTTACGTGAGATGTCTAGAAAACTGACTGCAGAAAAAGGGGAACAAAAATGGTTTGATATTTCTATGCAAGTAGAAGAGTCTGTATGGGAATTAAAACACTTAAAACCAAACGTTGATTTCTATTCAGCTTCTGTTTATCATGCGCTTGGTATTGACCGGGATCTATTTACTTTAGTCTTTTCAGTAAGTCGTGTATCTGGTTGGTTAGCGCATATTTTTGAACAATATCGTGATAATCGTCTTATTCGTCCACGTGCCATTTATGTCGGCCCTGAAAATAGAAGTTATCTACCTGTAGAAGAAAGAATTTAA
- a CDS encoding DUF441 domain-containing protein, which produces MFTESMLFLLLFLLLGLIAKNNSLIIAVAVVILLKLFHVDGKVMEMVQAKGINWGVTIITVAILIPIATGQIGFKDLIDSFKSAAGWIGLGAGIAVSILAKKGVSYMAVDPQVTVSLVFGTILAVVLFRGIAAGPVIAAGIAYMAMQLVAFIK; this is translated from the coding sequence ATGTTTACGGAAAGTATGTTGTTTTTACTTCTTTTTTTACTTCTAGGACTTATAGCAAAAAATAATTCGCTAATAATTGCTGTAGCTGTCGTTATTTTGTTGAAGTTATTTCACGTTGATGGCAAGGTAATGGAAATGGTTCAAGCAAAAGGGATTAATTGGGGCGTCACTATAATTACTGTGGCCATCTTAATTCCAATCGCTACTGGCCAAATTGGTTTTAAAGATTTAATAGATTCTTTTAAATCAGCAGCTGGTTGGATAGGACTTGGAGCAGGAATCGCAGTTTCTATTTTAGCGAAAAAAGGTGTAAGCTATATGGCCGTCGATCCGCAAGTAACTGTTTCACTTGTGTTTGGGACGATTTTAGCAGTGGTGCTTTTCAGAGGGATAGCTGCGGGACCAGTAATTGCAGCGGGTATTGCGTACATGGCAATGCAGTTAGTTGCATTCATAAAATAA
- a CDS encoding FxsA family protein produces the protein MRKFILYWALYGLIELIMYVWLFQVIGFWPLLFIQIASSAFGIFIFKRLGGNLFRNLRDGRTVAPYLLDSLCFFIAGFLLIIPGIITTILGLLIFIPFSRKLLKPKLTKWLGNQKKHTQYYYFDM, from the coding sequence ATGAGAAAATTTATTCTTTATTGGGCCTTATATGGCTTAATAGAATTGATTATGTACGTTTGGCTGTTCCAAGTCATCGGTTTCTGGCCACTTCTTTTTATTCAAATAGCTTCAAGTGCTTTTGGAATTTTTATTTTCAAACGTCTTGGCGGCAACCTTTTCCGAAATTTAAGAGATGGACGCACAGTCGCGCCATATTTACTTGATAGTCTTTGTTTTTTTATCGCTGGTTTTCTATTAATTATTCCAGGAATCATCACAACTATTCTTGGATTACTCATTTTCATTCCATTTTCTCGAAAACTATTAAAGCCGAAATTAACGAAATGGCTTGGAAATCAAAAGAAACACACACAATATTATTATTTTGATATGTGA
- the pyk gene encoding pyruvate kinase, translated as MKKTKIVCTIGPASESVDTLVQLIEAGMNVARLNFSHGDFEEHGARIVNIREASKKTGKQVAILLDTKGPEIRTNDMVGGKLEFQTGDVVRVSMTPVEGTKEKFSVTYGELYDDVEIGSSILLDDGLIGLEVIEKDEANRELVTKVLNPGVLKNKKGVNVPNVSINLPGITEKDAADIRFGLEQGIDFIAASFVRRATDVLEITKILEEHNATHVQIIPKIENQEGVDNIDEILQVSQGLMVARGDLGVEIPAEEVPIVQKELIRKCNKLGKPVITATQMLDSMQRNPRPTRAEASDVANAIFDGTDAIMLSGETAAGDYPVEAVKMMAKIAIRTEEVLVAQDKFALKLHENTDMTEAIGQAVGHTAKNLNVQTIVAATQSGHTARMISKYRPKSHIVAVTFNEHVYRGLALSWGVYPRLATPVSNTDEMFDLAVKESLASGVAKQGDLIIITAGVPVTESGTTNVMKIQLIGEKVVKGQGIGSKSVIGKAIVAKSNAEALEKAEEDGILIVKTTDKEILPAFEKSAAVVVEEGGLTSHAAVVGINLGIPVIVGAKDATSLVKDGETITVDSRQGVVYNGKTATH; from the coding sequence ATGAAAAAAACGAAAATTGTATGTACAATTGGTCCTGCAAGTGAGTCAGTTGACACATTAGTTCAGTTGATTGAAGCAGGAATGAACGTTGCACGTCTTAATTTCTCTCACGGAGATTTTGAAGAGCACGGTGCGCGTATCGTAAATATCCGTGAAGCATCGAAAAAAACTGGTAAACAAGTTGCTATCTTACTTGATACAAAAGGTCCAGAAATCCGTACAAATGACATGGTTGGTGGGAAATTAGAATTCCAAACAGGTGATGTTGTACGTGTTTCAATGACTCCAGTTGAAGGAACAAAAGAAAAATTCTCTGTTACTTACGGAGAACTTTATGATGATGTAGAAATCGGATCTTCCATTTTACTTGATGATGGTTTAATCGGTCTTGAAGTAATCGAAAAAGACGAAGCTAATCGCGAACTAGTAACTAAAGTACTTAACCCAGGTGTACTTAAAAATAAAAAAGGCGTTAACGTGCCAAACGTTTCTATCAATTTACCAGGAATCACAGAAAAAGATGCTGCTGATATCCGTTTTGGTTTAGAACAAGGTATCGATTTTATCGCTGCATCTTTTGTACGTCGTGCTACAGATGTTCTTGAAATCACTAAGATTTTGGAAGAGCATAACGCAACACACGTACAAATCATTCCTAAAATCGAAAATCAAGAAGGCGTTGACAATATCGACGAAATCTTGCAAGTATCCCAAGGTCTGATGGTTGCTCGTGGTGACCTAGGTGTTGAAATTCCAGCTGAAGAAGTTCCGATTGTACAAAAAGAACTTATCAGAAAATGTAATAAGCTTGGTAAACCAGTTATTACAGCAACACAAATGCTTGATTCCATGCAACGTAATCCGCGTCCAACTCGCGCTGAGGCAAGTGACGTAGCGAATGCGATTTTTGATGGAACAGATGCAATTATGTTATCCGGTGAAACAGCTGCTGGGGATTATCCGGTAGAAGCAGTTAAAATGATGGCGAAAATCGCTATTCGTACAGAAGAAGTACTTGTTGCTCAAGATAAATTTGCACTTAAACTTCATGAAAATACGGATATGACTGAAGCAATTGGTCAAGCAGTTGGTCATACAGCGAAAAACCTAAACGTTCAAACAATCGTTGCTGCGACTCAAAGTGGTCATACAGCGCGCATGATCTCTAAATATCGTCCTAAATCTCATATCGTTGCTGTAACATTCAACGAGCATGTGTATCGTGGTTTAGCTCTTTCATGGGGTGTTTATCCTCGTCTAGCTACTCCAGTAAGCAACACAGATGAAATGTTCGACCTTGCAGTGAAAGAATCTCTTGCTTCTGGCGTTGCAAAACAAGGCGACCTAATCATTATTACAGCTGGTGTTCCAGTTACAGAAAGCGGAACAACAAACGTGATGAAAATCCAATTAATTGGTGAAAAAGTAGTTAAAGGTCAAGGAATTGGTAGCAAATCTGTTATTGGTAAAGCAATTGTTGCAAAATCCAATGCAGAAGCGCTTGAAAAAGCAGAAGAAGACGGAATCTTAATCGTTAAAACAACAGATAAAGAAATCCTTCCTGCATTCGAGAAAAGTGCGGCAGTTGTTGTGGAAGAAGGCGGCTTAACTAGCCATGCAGCAGTTGTTGGAATCAATCTTGGAATTCCTGTCATCGTTGGCGCTAAAGATGCAACATCTCTTGTAAAAGACGGTGAAACTATCACTGTTGATTCTCGTCAAGGCGTTGTTTATAACGGCAAAACAGCAACTCACTAA